In Phreatobacter stygius, a genomic segment contains:
- a CDS encoding ABC transporter substrate-binding protein, whose product MTTTASSRRAVVAGLLTTGSLAASRAWSNPIQPETVTIGFITTLSTPAGYIGEDERDAFNLAIAEGGGKLGGVPVRLDIEDDALKPANAKQAADRMVQGGIRLFTGVNFSNVLAAVVPSVLASGGTYVSLNPGPSTFAGERCHPNYFVTSYQNDAFHEASGLAADELAYKKVVLLAPNYQAGRDALEGFKRTYKGTVAGEIYTKLDQTDFSVELARVRALAPDAIYQFHPGGAGINFAKQYANAGLGRTVPMLIPSFSMDARMVAATGDAANGIYASAIWTSEVDNPASVAFVTAFRKAYSRTPTTYAQQSYDTARLIGSALEAVNGDLRKQDQFRNALRAAKFVSVRGKFAFGPNQHPVQDYYLTRFEKNGAGEIVQNIVRKIASDRGDAYVSKCTMN is encoded by the coding sequence ATGACCACAACTGCTTCAAGTCGCCGCGCCGTCGTGGCGGGATTGCTGACGACGGGATCGCTGGCCGCCTCCAGGGCCTGGTCGAACCCGATCCAGCCCGAAACCGTGACGATCGGCTTCATCACCACCCTGTCGACCCCGGCCGGCTATATCGGCGAGGATGAGCGCGACGCCTTCAACCTGGCGATCGCCGAGGGCGGCGGAAAACTCGGCGGCGTGCCGGTCCGGCTCGATATCGAAGACGACGCCCTGAAGCCCGCCAATGCCAAGCAGGCGGCGGACCGGATGGTCCAAGGCGGCATCAGGCTGTTTACCGGCGTGAATTTCTCGAACGTGCTGGCCGCCGTCGTGCCGAGCGTGCTCGCCTCCGGCGGCACCTATGTCAGTCTCAACCCCGGCCCGTCCACCTTCGCCGGCGAACGCTGCCATCCCAACTATTTCGTGACGTCCTATCAGAACGATGCGTTTCACGAGGCGTCCGGGCTCGCCGCCGACGAACTCGCCTACAAGAAGGTCGTCCTGCTCGCGCCGAATTATCAGGCCGGCCGCGATGCACTGGAAGGCTTCAAGCGTACCTATAAAGGCACGGTCGCAGGCGAGATCTACACCAAGCTCGACCAGACCGACTTCTCGGTGGAGCTCGCCCGTGTGCGCGCGCTGGCGCCGGACGCGATCTATCAGTTTCATCCGGGCGGCGCCGGCATCAATTTCGCCAAACAATATGCCAATGCCGGTCTTGGCCGAACCGTGCCGATGCTGATCCCGAGCTTTTCGATGGATGCGCGCATGGTGGCGGCGACCGGCGACGCGGCCAATGGCATCTATGCCTCCGCCATCTGGACGAGCGAGGTCGACAACCCTGCCTCGGTGGCCTTCGTGACAGCCTTCAGGAAGGCCTATTCCCGCACCCCGACGACCTATGCCCAGCAATCCTACGACACGGCGCGCCTGATCGGCAGCGCGCTCGAGGCGGTCAACGGTGACCTGCGCAAGCAGGACCAGTTCCGCAATGCGCTGCGGGCGGCGAAATTCGTGTCGGTGCGCGGCAAGTTCGCGTTCGGGCCGAACCAGCACCCGGTTCAGGACTATTACCTGACCAGGTTCGAGAAGAACGGCGCGGGCGAGATCGTCCAGAACATCGTCCGCAAGATCGCCTCCGACCGGGGCGACGCCTATGTCTCGAAATGCACGATGAACTGA
- a CDS encoding branched-chain amino acid ABC transporter permease has product MLLFVEQILNGLQYGAMLFMLASGLTLIFGIMGVINLTHGCFYMVGAYCAAFAVMSTGSFLVGILAALAGAGLYAVMVEVAVVQWLYRRDHLYQVLATLGLILFTNEAVSMIFGRRPPLLDIPPLLQGSVAILPGLDYPVMRLAFIGVGALVAVGLWLLVNHTRIGMLIRAGADDREMVDALGVDIRRLYTLVFGLGGLLCGLAGVMAAPLLAIEIGMGERVLITTFVVIVIGGVGSVRGALVGALLVGMVDSLGRAYLPQVLQGLLPASVADTLSAGLVSASIYVLMAAVLLVRPLGLLPARA; this is encoded by the coding sequence ATGCTTCTATTCGTCGAGCAGATTCTCAACGGGCTGCAATATGGCGCCATGCTGTTCATGCTGGCGTCGGGACTGACGCTGATCTTCGGGATCATGGGCGTCATCAACCTGACCCATGGCTGCTTCTACATGGTCGGCGCCTATTGCGCGGCCTTCGCGGTGATGAGCACGGGGTCGTTCCTGGTCGGCATCCTGGCGGCGCTCGCCGGTGCCGGGCTCTATGCCGTCATGGTTGAAGTGGCGGTCGTGCAATGGCTCTATCGCCGCGACCATCTCTACCAGGTGCTGGCGACGCTCGGCCTGATCCTGTTCACCAACGAGGCGGTGAGCATGATCTTCGGCCGCCGGCCGCCGCTGCTCGACATCCCGCCCCTGCTGCAGGGCTCCGTCGCCATCCTGCCCGGGCTCGATTACCCGGTGATGCGCCTGGCCTTTATCGGCGTCGGCGCGCTGGTCGCCGTCGGACTGTGGCTGCTGGTCAACCATACCCGCATCGGCATGCTGATCCGCGCCGGCGCCGACGACCGCGAGATGGTCGATGCGCTCGGCGTCGACATCCGCCGCCTCTATACGCTGGTCTTCGGGCTGGGCGGGCTGCTTTGCGGCCTGGCCGGCGTGATGGCGGCGCCCCTGCTGGCGATCGAGATCGGCATGGGCGAGCGCGTGCTGATCACCACCTTCGTCGTCATCGTCATCGGCGGCGTCGGATCGGTCCGCGGCGCCCTGGTCGGAGCGCTGCTGGTCGGAATGGTCGACAGCCTCGGCCGCGCCTACCTGCCGCAGGTCCTGCAGGGGCTGCTGCCGGCCTCGGTCGCCGACACGCTCAGCGCCGGCCTCGTCTCGGCCAGCATCTATGTCCTGATGGCCGCCGTCCTGCTCGTCAGGCCGCTTGGCCTGCTGCCGGCCCGGGCCTGA
- a CDS encoding ABC transporter ATP-binding protein: MTDPDAAVTAAPVLAITGLRKAFGALVATDDVTLDVRPGELHALIGPNGAGKSTLITQICGELAADAGRIRFDGRDITTLPAHARARLGLGRSFQLTQLCPDFSALENVLLSIEARHGGSFDMLSNPRRNGANRQAARDWLDRVGLADREDRRVATLGHGERRQLEIAVALARQPRLLLLDEPMAGMGPEESAALTRLLGSLKRHYAILLVEHDMDAVFALADRVSVLVYGRIIFTGTVDAVRDHPDVRAAYLGEEPAC; this comes from the coding sequence ATGACTGACCCTGACGCAGCCGTCACGGCAGCCCCGGTGCTGGCGATCACCGGCCTGCGCAAGGCGTTCGGCGCCCTGGTCGCGACCGATGACGTGACCCTGGACGTGCGCCCCGGCGAGCTCCACGCCCTGATCGGCCCGAACGGCGCCGGCAAGTCCACCCTGATCACCCAGATCTGCGGCGAGCTCGCCGCCGATGCCGGCCGCATCCGCTTCGACGGGCGCGACATCACCACCCTGCCCGCCCATGCCCGCGCGCGGCTGGGGCTCGGACGCTCGTTTCAGCTCACCCAGCTATGCCCGGACTTTTCCGCGCTCGAGAACGTCCTGCTGTCGATCGAGGCCCGGCACGGCGGCTCTTTCGACATGCTGTCCAATCCCCGCCGGAACGGCGCGAACCGGCAGGCCGCGCGCGACTGGCTCGACCGGGTCGGGCTGGCCGATCGCGAAGACCGGCGCGTCGCGACGCTCGGCCATGGCGAGCGCCGGCAGCTCGAAATCGCCGTGGCGCTGGCGCGCCAGCCCAGGCTGCTGCTGCTCGACGAGCCGATGGCCGGAATGGGACCGGAGGAATCGGCGGCCCTGACCCGGCTGCTCGGCAGCCTCAAGCGCCACTACGCCATTCTGCTGGTCGAACATGACATGGACGCGGTTTTTGCGCTCGCCGACCGCGTCAGTGTCCTGGTCTATGGACGGATCATCTTCACCGGTACGGTCGACGCGGTACGCGACCATCCTGATGTCCGCGCCGCCTATCTCGGAGAGGAACCGGCATGCTGA
- a CDS encoding branched-chain amino acid ABC transporter permease, which yields MRAKFRLAAIVLGLAILAAMPFTAEATGSTALLGLTNRILIYAIAAVSLDLIIGYGALVSFGHAMFFGLGGYTVGIIAHHTFGGGPIFGWSGSNAALVVWPLALLGCALLAAAVGALALRTSGVQFIMITLAFAQMVFFVLVSLQSYGGDDGLMLDRRNDMPFIDLARPQTFYFLCLALLVAWTLICLSIVNSRFGLILQALRQSERRAVNLGIRPFPFRLTAFVISAVGTGLAGVLWANYARFVTPDMAAWTKSGEFMAIVVLGGLGTLFGPILGTAAFITLEQLLSSWSEHWMIVMGPVLTLIALFGQQGLAGRLFGRRHD from the coding sequence ATGCGTGCCAAATTCCGACTTGCAGCCATTGTCCTGGGGCTGGCGATCCTGGCGGCCATGCCGTTCACCGCCGAAGCGACCGGTTCGACGGCGCTGCTCGGCCTGACCAACCGGATCCTGATCTATGCCATCGCGGCGGTCAGCCTCGACCTGATCATCGGCTACGGCGCCCTGGTCAGTTTCGGCCATGCCATGTTCTTCGGCCTCGGCGGCTATACCGTCGGCATCATCGCCCATCACACCTTCGGCGGCGGCCCGATCTTCGGCTGGTCGGGCAGCAATGCCGCCCTGGTGGTCTGGCCGCTGGCGCTGCTCGGCTGCGCCCTGCTGGCCGCCGCCGTCGGCGCGCTGGCGCTGAGAACCAGCGGCGTCCAGTTCATCATGATCACGCTCGCCTTCGCGCAAATGGTGTTCTTCGTCCTCGTCTCGCTGCAGAGTTATGGCGGCGACGACGGCCTGATGCTCGACCGGCGCAACGACATGCCGTTCATCGACCTGGCGCGGCCGCAGACCTTCTACTTCCTGTGCCTGGCCCTGCTCGTCGCCTGGACACTGATTTGCCTGTCGATCGTCAATTCGCGCTTCGGCCTGATCCTTCAGGCCTTGCGCCAGAGCGAGCGGCGCGCGGTCAACCTGGGCATCCGGCCGTTTCCGTTCCGGCTCACGGCTTTCGTCATCTCGGCGGTCGGCACCGGCCTCGCCGGCGTCCTGTGGGCCAATTACGCCCGCTTCGTCACGCCCGACATGGCGGCCTGGACCAAATCCGGCGAGTTCATGGCGATCGTCGTCCTGGGCGGGCTCGGAACCCTGTTCGGCCCGATCCTCGGCACCGCCGCCTTCATCACGCTGGAGCAATTGCTGTCGAGCTGGAGCGAGCATTGGATGATCGTGATGGGCCCGGTGCTGACCCTCATCGCGTTGTTCGGCCAGCAGGGACTGGCCGGCCGCCTGTTCGGACGCCGCCATGACTGA
- a CDS encoding ABC transporter ATP-binding protein encodes MLTVDGLEAGYAQSRVLFGLSFEARAGEVISLIGRNGMGKTTTVRAIMGMTRPRGGRISFDGRAIAGLAPNVIARLGLGLVPEGRRIFASLTVEENLVATARPRPGAQWNLERVVALFPRLGERRRQSARTLSGGEQQMLAIGRALLTNPRFLILDEATEGLAPLIRAEIWRCLHELKAAGQTILVIDKNLAEMATLVDRHHIVEKGRVVWSGTPGDLNRDAALAHRYLGV; translated from the coding sequence ATGCTGACCGTCGACGGGCTCGAAGCCGGTTATGCCCAGAGCCGGGTGCTGTTCGGCCTCAGCTTCGAAGCACGCGCCGGCGAGGTGATCTCGTTGATCGGGCGCAACGGCATGGGCAAGACCACCACGGTGCGGGCGATCATGGGCATGACCAGGCCACGCGGCGGCCGGATCAGCTTCGACGGGCGGGCCATCGCCGGACTGGCGCCGAATGTCATCGCGCGGCTCGGCCTCGGCCTGGTCCCCGAAGGCCGGCGCATCTTCGCCTCGCTGACGGTCGAAGAAAACCTGGTCGCGACCGCCCGGCCGCGGCCCGGCGCGCAGTGGAACCTGGAGCGGGTGGTCGCGCTGTTTCCCCGGCTCGGCGAACGCCGCCGGCAATCGGCGCGGACCCTGTCCGGCGGCGAACAACAGATGCTGGCCATTGGCCGGGCGCTGTTGACCAATCCCCGCTTCCTCATTCTCGACGAGGCAACCGAGGGCCTCGCGCCGCTGATCCGCGCGGAGATCTGGCGCTGCCTGCACGAGCTCAAGGCCGCGGGCCAGACGATCCTGGTCATCGACAAGAACCTGGCCGAGATGGCGACGCTCGTCGACCGCCATCACATCGTCGAGAAAGGCCGCGTCGTCTGGTCGGGAACGCCAGGGGACCTCAACCGGGATGCCGCCCTCGCGCATCGCTATCTCGGCGTCTGA
- a CDS encoding ABC transporter substrate-binding protein: MRRREFLHTAGIAAASLAVPARVRAAAETTLRFTPQQDLITLDPILTTGYITRNYAYMVYDTLYGMNSRYQATPQMVDGHRVEADGKRWDLTLRDNLFWHDGERVLARDCVASIKRWAQRDTFGASLIDATEELSAPDDRTIRFRLKRPFPLLPIALGKASVPVCVMMPERLAMTDVSKPVPEIIGSGPFRFKLDERAPGSINVFTKFERYVPRSDGELGWTSGPKVVHFDRVEWNSIPDASTATAALMSGAQHWQEYAYHDHLPMLKAARQVTTRVLDPTGFVCMMRMNHLHPPFDNPAIRRALWGALAQNDYMEAVVGTDDRSLYNVPLGFFCPGTPMASTAGLDMLAGPRRIEQVKDELRTAGYRGEKVVIMASNAGALAAIGAVAADMLKRVGMDVEVYVVEFNAMLQRRNRRGPVSDGGWSAFVTNWAGMDWLNPAVHMALRADGTYAGWSQNERINGLRASWFETADEAAQAAICRDIQLEAVKDVPYYPLGQYLQPTAFRKSITGVLDGFATFWNVRRA; this comes from the coding sequence ATGAGACGGCGGGAGTTCCTGCACACGGCCGGCATTGCCGCGGCATCACTTGCCGTCCCCGCGCGGGTGCGTGCGGCGGCCGAGACCACGCTGCGCTTCACCCCGCAGCAGGACCTGATCACGCTCGATCCGATCCTGACCACCGGCTATATCACCCGCAACTACGCCTACATGGTCTATGACACGCTCTACGGCATGAATTCGCGCTACCAGGCCACGCCGCAAATGGTCGATGGCCATCGCGTCGAGGCTGACGGCAAGCGCTGGGACCTGACGCTGCGCGACAACCTGTTCTGGCACGACGGCGAACGGGTCCTGGCGCGCGACTGCGTGGCCAGCATCAAGCGCTGGGCCCAGCGCGATACGTTCGGCGCGTCGCTGATCGACGCGACCGAGGAGCTTTCGGCGCCCGACGACCGGACCATTCGGTTCCGGCTGAAACGCCCCTTCCCGCTCCTGCCCATCGCGCTCGGCAAGGCCTCGGTGCCGGTCTGCGTGATGATGCCGGAACGGCTTGCCATGACCGATGTCTCCAAGCCGGTGCCGGAGATCATCGGCAGCGGCCCGTTCCGCTTCAAGCTGGACGAGCGCGCGCCCGGCTCGATCAATGTCTTCACCAAATTCGAGCGCTACGTGCCGCGCAGCGATGGCGAGCTCGGCTGGACCTCCGGTCCGAAGGTGGTGCATTTCGACCGGGTCGAATGGAATTCGATCCCCGATGCCTCGACCGCCACTGCAGCGCTGATGTCGGGCGCGCAGCACTGGCAGGAATATGCCTATCACGACCACCTGCCGATGCTGAAAGCGGCGCGGCAGGTGACGACCCGGGTGCTCGACCCCACCGGTTTCGTCTGCATGATGCGGATGAACCATCTGCACCCGCCCTTCGACAATCCGGCGATCCGGCGCGCGCTGTGGGGCGCGCTTGCCCAGAACGACTATATGGAGGCCGTGGTCGGCACCGATGACCGGAGCCTCTACAACGTGCCGCTCGGCTTCTTCTGCCCCGGCACGCCCATGGCCTCGACCGCCGGACTGGACATGCTCGCCGGGCCGCGCCGGATCGAGCAGGTGAAGGACGAGCTTAGAACCGCCGGCTACAGGGGCGAGAAGGTCGTCATCATGGCCTCCAATGCCGGCGCGCTCGCCGCCATCGGGGCGGTGGCCGCCGACATGCTGAAGCGCGTCGGCATGGACGTCGAGGTCTATGTCGTCGAGTTCAACGCCATGCTGCAGCGGCGCAACCGCCGTGGCCCGGTCTCGGACGGCGGCTGGAGCGCTTTCGTCACCAACTGGGCCGGCATGGACTGGCTGAACCCGGCCGTGCACATGGCGCTGCGCGCCGACGGCACCTATGCCGGCTGGTCGCAGAACGAGCGGATCAACGGCTTGCGCGCGTCATGGTTCGAGACCGCGGACGAGGCGGCCCAGGCTGCCATCTGCCGCGACATCCAGCTGGAGGCGGTCAAGGACGTGCCCTACTACCCGCTCGGCCAGTACCTCCAGCCGACCGCTTTCCGCAAGTCCATCACCGGCGTGCTCGACGGCTTCGCAACCTTCTGGAACGTCAGGCGCGCCTGA
- a CDS encoding amidohydrolase has translation MTASNTIRQSALDWIARNEPRLSAFNERIWAFAEPAWREYRSLDAYVAILGEEGFSVEAGSGDMPTAFAARWGKSGPVLAGFSEYDAVPGNSQQVVPREAPREGVHPYAAGHTDPHSVLGTASLTAMLATKAAFEQHGVAATLKLFGEPAEKVCGSKPIHAAKGYYDDLDAAVVWHPWPSNTVTGDIHFGAYWSAVITFEADDPENWVDPSLMPSQTAHAVARAPGALDALCLMYTTTKYTKEAMFPHSGSWTLNEFVLGDAGATSDNLPPRFSQIQYSWRSSSLAIQEQIWRVLARNAKSAAMATGCRAFVRWVTKTRVGLPNTALTDLTWANLQAVGAPIYDEKALAFGREIQKNLGLEPMANPFIKSVTTLTTPEDNDAGLKRTLAGWQTHLSADDYVEFSWHCPTVRLLAARPRLQPPSPGYAYPNWAYNALGGLPAAVDPGLFVAAKTMALTMVDLATKPGALAACQAEFRERTGGGVGGKDWVGPLLPADFDPPVDLRWPEYVNTARGDEWCFPTPHRGTGAGEPI, from the coding sequence ATGACCGCATCGAACACCATTCGCCAATCCGCGCTGGACTGGATCGCGCGCAATGAACCGCGCCTGTCCGCATTCAACGAGCGGATCTGGGCTTTCGCCGAGCCGGCCTGGCGTGAATATCGCTCGCTGGATGCCTATGTCGCGATACTCGGCGAGGAAGGCTTCAGCGTCGAAGCAGGCTCCGGCGACATGCCCACGGCGTTTGCGGCCCGCTGGGGCAAGAGCGGGCCGGTGCTCGCCGGCTTCTCGGAATATGACGCGGTGCCCGGCAATTCGCAGCAGGTGGTGCCGCGCGAGGCGCCGCGCGAAGGCGTCCACCCCTATGCCGCCGGCCATACCGATCCGCATTCGGTGCTCGGCACGGCCTCGCTGACCGCCATGCTCGCGACCAAAGCCGCCTTTGAGCAGCATGGCGTGGCCGCCACGCTGAAGCTGTTCGGCGAGCCGGCCGAAAAGGTCTGCGGCTCGAAGCCGATCCACGCCGCCAAGGGCTATTACGATGACCTCGACGCCGCCGTCGTGTGGCATCCCTGGCCGAGCAATACGGTCACTGGCGATATCCATTTCGGCGCCTATTGGAGCGCGGTCATCACCTTCGAGGCCGACGATCCCGAGAACTGGGTCGATCCCTCGCTGATGCCGTCCCAGACGGCCCATGCGGTCGCCCGCGCGCCTGGCGCGCTCGACGCCCTATGCCTCATGTACACCACGACGAAATACACCAAGGAGGCCATGTTCCCGCATAGCGGATCGTGGACGCTCAACGAATTCGTCCTGGGCGATGCCGGTGCGACCTCGGACAACCTGCCGCCGCGTTTCAGCCAGATCCAATATTCCTGGCGCTCGTCGTCGCTGGCGATCCAGGAGCAGATCTGGCGCGTGCTCGCCCGAAACGCCAAATCGGCGGCCATGGCGACCGGTTGCCGCGCCTTCGTGCGCTGGGTGACCAAGACGCGCGTCGGCTTGCCGAACACCGCGCTGACCGACCTGACCTGGGCCAATCTGCAGGCGGTCGGCGCCCCGATCTATGACGAAAAGGCGCTGGCCTTCGGCCGCGAGATCCAGAAAAACCTCGGCCTGGAACCGATGGCCAACCCGTTCATCAAGAGCGTGACGACGCTGACCACGCCGGAGGACAACGATGCCGGGTTGAAACGCACGCTGGCCGGCTGGCAGACCCATCTCAGCGCCGATGACTATGTCGAATTTTCCTGGCATTGCCCGACTGTGCGGCTGCTCGCCGCGCGGCCACGGCTGCAGCCGCCGTCGCCCGGTTATGCCTATCCGAACTGGGCCTATAACGCGCTCGGCGGCCTGCCCGCGGCGGTCGATCCCGGCCTGTTCGTCGCGGCCAAGACCATGGCGCTGACCATGGTCGATCTCGCGACCAAGCCCGGTGCGCTGGCGGCGTGCCAGGCCGAGTTCCGCGAGCGCACCGGCGGCGGGGTGGGCGGCAAGGACTGGGTCGGCCCGCTGCTGCCGGCCGATTTCGACCCGCCGGTCGACCTGCGCTGGCCGGAATATGTCAACACCGCGCGCGGCGACGAGTGGTGCTTCCCCACCCCGCATCGCGGCACCGGCGCCGGCGAGCCGATCTGA
- a CDS encoding multicopper oxidase family protein, producing the protein MHRRSFLAAGVATIFASPRASAQMNMTGGHGMGGHGGHGGHGGHGGHTISAPNAVALPEGAPLRELPRLVNQAAAKGVFKARLTAQPAKVRFAAGLDTPVLGYNGLSPGPLIAVTEGDQVEIIFANRIPGEESTIHWHGMPVPADQDGNPMDPVASGAERTYRFSLPEGSAGSYWYHPHPHGRTASQVYRGLAGIFLVKPKVDPIPVAYGDTPLVFTDLRLAADGTMPDSTMVDLMNGRVGDHVLVNGQKNPSLSVLRGTKRRFRLFNATNARFLRMSFEDAAITVIGTDGGLLEKPVPADEIFLAPAERLDVIVAFGKAGKATLRTLDYDRGWMGPHRPADASMSLLSVNVAQAAAEPAPPLPDRLRTIEDLGAPAQTRRFVLTETMGMDASGMTMAFLINGAAFDMKRVDIVAKAGEVELWEIVNQADMDHPFHVHGTQFQWVERERNGRVTKPAYRAWKDTVNVAHGETVRLLIRQDLPGQRMYHCHILEHEELGMMGIVDVKA; encoded by the coding sequence ATGCATCGACGCAGCTTTCTCGCGGCGGGCGTGGCAACGATTTTCGCAAGCCCACGCGCATCCGCCCAGATGAACATGACCGGCGGCCATGGCATGGGCGGCCATGGGGGCCATGGGGGGCATGGGGGCCATGGGGGCCATACAATATCGGCCCCGAACGCCGTGGCGCTGCCGGAAGGCGCACCGCTGCGTGAGCTGCCGCGCCTCGTGAACCAGGCGGCAGCCAAGGGCGTGTTCAAAGCCAGGCTCACCGCCCAGCCCGCGAAGGTCCGCTTCGCCGCGGGCCTCGACACGCCGGTGCTCGGCTATAACGGCCTGAGCCCGGGCCCGTTGATCGCGGTCACCGAGGGCGATCAGGTCGAGATTATCTTCGCCAACCGGATTCCCGGCGAAGAGAGCACGATCCACTGGCATGGCATGCCGGTGCCTGCCGATCAGGACGGCAATCCGATGGACCCGGTGGCATCAGGGGCGGAACGGACCTACCGCTTCAGCCTTCCGGAAGGCAGTGCCGGGTCCTACTGGTACCACCCGCATCCCCATGGCCGGACGGCCAGCCAGGTCTATCGCGGGCTCGCCGGCATTTTCCTGGTCAAGCCGAAGGTCGATCCGATCCCCGTCGCATATGGCGACACTCCGCTCGTGTTCACCGACCTGCGCCTCGCAGCCGACGGGACCATGCCTGACAGCACGATGGTCGATCTGATGAACGGCCGTGTCGGCGACCATGTCCTGGTCAATGGCCAGAAGAACCCGTCCCTGTCGGTTTTGCGCGGCACGAAACGCCGCTTCCGCCTGTTCAACGCCACCAACGCGCGCTTCCTGCGGATGTCGTTCGAGGACGCGGCGATCACGGTCATCGGAACCGATGGCGGCCTGCTGGAGAAGCCCGTCCCGGCGGACGAGATTTTCCTTGCACCGGCGGAGCGGCTCGATGTGATCGTCGCGTTCGGCAAGGCCGGAAAGGCGACCCTGCGCACGCTCGACTACGACCGGGGCTGGATGGGGCCTCACCGGCCGGCCGATGCCTCGATGTCGCTACTCTCCGTCAATGTCGCGCAGGCGGCAGCCGAGCCGGCTCCGCCCTTGCCGGACAGGCTGCGCACGATCGAGGATCTCGGCGCCCCCGCGCAGACGCGCCGCTTCGTGCTCACCGAGACGATGGGGATGGACGCAAGCGGCATGACGATGGCGTTTCTGATCAATGGCGCGGCCTTCGACATGAAGCGCGTCGACATTGTCGCCAAGGCCGGCGAGGTCGAACTCTGGGAAATCGTCAACCAGGCCGACATGGACCACCCGTTCCATGTTCACGGCACACAGTTCCAATGGGTCGAACGGGAGCGCAACGGCAGGGTCACCAAACCCGCTTACCGGGCCTGGAAAGATACGGTCAACGTGGCGCATGGCGAAACGGTGCGACTGCTGATCCGGCAGGACCTGCCGGGGCAGCGCATGTATCACTGCCACATTCTCGAACATGAGGAGCTTGGCATGATGGGGATCGTCGACGTCAAGGCGTGA
- the cueR gene encoding Cu(I)-responsive transcriptional regulator has product MNIGEAAAASGVSAKMIRYYESIGLVANVSRTGSGYRVYSDSDVHTLRFIRRARDLGFSVKQMSHLLALWSDRSRASAEVKQIALGHVAELERKMRELRDMSKTLRHLAEHCQGDDRPHCPIIEELSKGHAAGPLKPSKRRPAH; this is encoded by the coding sequence ATGAATATCGGCGAAGCTGCAGCGGCCTCCGGCGTCTCGGCCAAGATGATCCGCTATTACGAATCGATCGGCCTAGTCGCCAACGTGTCGCGCACGGGATCCGGTTATCGCGTCTATTCGGACAGTGATGTTCACACGCTCCGCTTCATTCGCCGCGCCCGTGACCTCGGCTTCTCGGTCAAACAGATGAGCCATCTTCTCGCGCTCTGGAGCGACCGCTCGCGGGCCAGCGCCGAGGTGAAGCAGATCGCGCTCGGGCATGTCGCGGAACTGGAGCGGAAGATGCGCGAGCTGCGCGACATGTCGAAAACGCTGCGCCATCTGGCGGAACATTGCCAGGGCGACGACCGCCCGCACTGCCCGATCATCGAAGAGCTTTCGAAGGGCCATGCGGCCGGGCCGCTCAAGCCGTCGAAACGGCGGCCCGCGCACTGA
- a CDS encoding heavy-metal-associated domain-containing protein produces MKLRIENMTCGGCARSVTKAIQSVDAKAEVVADVVSRTVEIHSPKSAEAFVQRLATAGYAAVEIAGGAA; encoded by the coding sequence ATGAAATTGCGTATCGAGAACATGACCTGTGGCGGCTGCGCGCGCAGCGTCACAAAGGCCATCCAGTCGGTTGATGCGAAGGCCGAGGTGGTCGCTGATGTCGTCAGCCGGACCGTCGAGATCCATTCGCCGAAATCCGCCGAAGCCTTTGTCCAGAGGCTGGCGACGGCCGGTTATGCCGCCGTCGAAATCGCCGGCGGCGCAGCCTGA